The stretch of DNA GCGCGTTCACGTTAACAAAACCTCTGAATTCACAGTTGGTTCCCTGTGGCTGAACAGCCTGCGCTTCATTGTTCCCGCTATGCTCGGTTTCATGATCGTCACCAACTTCATCGGTGACATCTCCAAGAACTATGGTGGGTACTCCAATACCGCAATTATTGCCTTTGGTTGGGCAATCCTTGCTGTATGTCTTGCTGTCGGCCTTGCCCTTTCCAGTCAGAATCGTGCATTCGCCTCAGTATCTTCCACCAACAGCAGCTTCCTTAAAAGGAGATAAACCATGACTACCAGCGCAATCATCATGATGATCTTCGGCCTCGGTATTACTTGGGGCGGAGCAATCGCCTGTTTCCGTATCGCTTTTAAAAACAAATAGCGTTTCGGGCAGAATATAGAATTAAGAAAAGGGTGCGTTCCACATGGAACGCACCCTTTTTCTTAAGGAAAGGATGGTGGTGCCGAACGGTTAGCGAGGGAGGAGAACGGCACCACCAAGGGGTTGGACTGCAAAATAACCAAAAGTATTTCAGACCAAATCAGGGGTGTGATTATGTGTAGAATACAACAGAATGAGCTAAAATCAAGCACTATTTATAATTACCTCTACCCGTTTATAAAAAGGCATCGACACTGCCTATCTATCCCCTGTTTTCGCATCCATAAATACCTTCCTTATAACCATACAAAAATATGATCCGTTTTTTTAATCTCCTATGTTACAAACAATCATCCACTCAAACTTAAACGGAGATAATACAATGGATGTATTTGAAGCGATTCACTCCCGCAGAAGCATCAGAAAATATGAAGATAAGCCTGTTTCCGAGGAAATAGTTAAAGAAATCCTCGGCGCAGCCATGATGGCTCCCAGTGCCGGAAATGCCCAGCCATGGCAGTTCGTAGTTGTTGACGACCGCGAAAAACTTGAAACCGTTTCAGCCATCAACAAATATGCGGCAATGGCCAAAAATGCTCCCATGGGAATTCTTGTTTGCGCTGATTTGAGCCTTGAAAAATATCCCGGCTACTGGTCACAAGACTGCGCAGCAGCAATGCAGAATCTACTGCTGGCTGCTCATGCAAAAGGGCTCGGAGCGGTCTGGACTGGAATCCATCCTGAAAAAGAAAGGGTCGAGGGATTTAAAAAGCTGTTTAATTTGCCCGAACAGGTCATCCCGCTGGGCTTTGCAGTCATGGGCTGGCCCAAGCAGGAATCAAAGAAAAAAGACCGCTACAACGAAGAAAGGGTTCACCGCAACAGCTGGTAGGAATTTGTTTATCCCCGGTGCGAGAGTGCCGGGGATTTTGCTATTTTAAAAAGTATACGATCGGTTACTTTTTGACATCCAACCAGTCCAGCACTTGCATCCACATTTCTTCCGCAAGCCTCGCATCAAAACCATCATCATCCGGGTTGGCAAAGCCATGTTGTGCGGTATCAAGCCGGGTCAAATCATAATCCACTTTTGCGCAGTCCATTTCTTCTTCAAACATCCGCAGATGCTCTGCGGGAACTACGGGATCATTATTCACATG from Marinifilum sp. JC120 encodes:
- a CDS encoding MetS family NSS transporter small subunit; translation: MTTSAIIMMIFGLGITWGGAIACFRIAFKNK
- a CDS encoding nitroreductase family protein; the protein is MDVFEAIHSRRSIRKYEDKPVSEEIVKEILGAAMMAPSAGNAQPWQFVVVDDREKLETVSAINKYAAMAKNAPMGILVCADLSLEKYPGYWSQDCAAAMQNLLLAAHAKGLGAVWTGIHPEKERVEGFKKLFNLPEQVIPLGFAVMGWPKQESKKKDRYNEERVHRNSW